One genomic segment of Arthrobacter sp. zg-Y1110 includes these proteins:
- the smc gene encoding chromosome segregation protein SMC codes for MHLKTLTMRGFKSFASATTFEFEPGVTAVVGPNGSGKSNVVDALAWVMGEQGAKTLRGGKMEDVIFAGTSGASGRAPLGRAQVSLTIDNADGALPIEYSEVTISRTLFRTGGSEYAINGSPCRLLDIQELLSDSGLGREMHVIVGQGQLDKVLHASAEERRGFIEEAAGILKHRRRKEKTLRKLDAMAANLARVTDLTAELRRQLGPLGKQAAVARRAKTVQQDVRDARSRLLADDLATLRAAYEKETADESALKARRTVVEAAVEEGRKRQSELEALAAQAAPQLNAARDTWYELSSLQERFRSLGALAAERARLLGAAEPAAGSGRDPEQLQASADRVRAEAAALDAEIEDRRARLEDAVEIREAAEEEAAAEEKRYAGLLRAAADRREGLARLTGSVEAARSRVASAQSEAGRLRASITAAEERRTRAREEFEQLEGSAAGAEAGEADLDAAYEEAQEALEAAEQELRHLQQAEREAVRETENLAARREALAVGLDRRDGSASLRGAGVDGVLEPLAELVSVKPGCERTVAAALGSAADALAAADLDAAGRALQHLKDTGEGQVELLLGGAPARAAELPADLPAGAVPVLSLVSADAKVQEALNALLGNAVAVPDLPSAVSLVAAAPGAVAVTPDGDVLSAFSARGGSASAPGLLEISAAVEETDARLAAARARAEEAGTGIGEAAARVEACRQRADAALAALHESDARLAAVAERLGTLGSALRAASGEAERLSSLVAAAEANVVAEEAKLAAVSERLAAAGQEHRPEEDPSADRRDALALAAASARQAEMDARLGLRSAEEQLKAVAGRAESLERAAGAERRARAAAAERARRRAGQHARAVAVGAAAEAVLAHLQVSLALAAEERSRAEEARTAQEAELSAVRSANNDAAAELARLTDSVHRDELVRAQQRLRIETLEARALEELGMTAEHLVANFGPDQPVPVPAEPVSGDKWAALRTPVDEDGNPLLDGIPYVRAEQEKRLKRAERDLAALGKVNPLALEEFAALEERHQFLSTQLEDLKATRKDLLDIIADVDRRVEEVFTAAYRDTAEQFKHVFGTLFPGGEGRLVLTDPDNMLTTGIEVHARPAGKKIKRLSLLSGGERSLTAVALLVAIFKARPSPFYVMDEVEAALDDTNLGRLLTIFEELRESSQLIVITHQKRTMEVADALYGVTMRGDGVSTVISQRIERGTGPEAVRS; via the coding sequence GTGCATCTGAAGACCCTGACCATGCGAGGATTCAAGTCCTTTGCATCGGCCACCACCTTTGAGTTCGAACCCGGTGTGACGGCGGTGGTTGGCCCCAACGGGTCCGGGAAGTCCAACGTGGTGGATGCCCTGGCGTGGGTGATGGGCGAACAGGGTGCCAAGACGCTGCGCGGCGGAAAGATGGAAGACGTGATCTTCGCGGGCACGTCCGGCGCTTCCGGCCGTGCGCCGCTGGGACGGGCCCAGGTGTCGCTGACCATCGACAACGCCGACGGCGCCCTGCCGATCGAATACTCCGAAGTCACCATTTCGCGCACGCTCTTCCGCACCGGCGGATCCGAGTACGCCATCAACGGCAGCCCCTGCCGCCTGCTCGACATCCAGGAACTGCTCTCGGACTCCGGCCTGGGCCGTGAGATGCATGTCATAGTCGGGCAGGGCCAGCTGGACAAGGTGCTGCACGCTTCAGCGGAGGAACGCCGGGGCTTTATCGAGGAAGCCGCCGGAATCCTCAAGCACCGGCGGCGCAAGGAAAAAACCCTGCGCAAGCTGGACGCCATGGCCGCGAACCTCGCCCGCGTCACCGACCTCACTGCCGAACTGCGGCGCCAGCTGGGACCGCTGGGCAAACAGGCCGCCGTCGCCCGCCGGGCCAAGACGGTACAGCAGGATGTCCGGGATGCCCGTTCACGGCTGCTGGCCGATGACCTGGCCACCCTGAGGGCTGCCTACGAAAAGGAAACAGCCGATGAGTCGGCCCTGAAGGCACGCCGCACGGTAGTGGAGGCTGCGGTGGAAGAGGGCCGGAAGCGGCAGTCCGAACTCGAGGCACTGGCTGCGCAGGCCGCACCGCAGCTGAACGCCGCACGGGACACCTGGTACGAACTGTCCTCGCTGCAGGAGCGGTTCCGTTCCCTTGGCGCGCTTGCGGCCGAGCGTGCCCGGCTGCTGGGGGCAGCGGAACCCGCGGCCGGCAGCGGCCGGGACCCGGAACAGCTGCAGGCCTCCGCGGACCGGGTACGCGCGGAAGCTGCGGCCCTGGACGCCGAAATCGAAGACCGGCGGGCACGGCTGGAGGACGCCGTGGAGATCCGCGAGGCAGCCGAAGAGGAAGCGGCTGCGGAGGAAAAGCGGTACGCCGGGCTGCTCCGGGCCGCGGCGGACCGGCGCGAGGGCCTGGCCCGGCTGACCGGCTCGGTGGAAGCCGCCCGTTCGAGGGTGGCCTCGGCGCAGTCCGAAGCGGGCCGGCTGCGGGCCTCGATCACCGCTGCCGAGGAACGCCGTACCCGTGCCCGGGAAGAGTTCGAGCAGCTGGAAGGGTCCGCCGCCGGCGCCGAGGCAGGCGAAGCGGACCTCGATGCCGCGTATGAGGAAGCACAGGAAGCCCTCGAAGCGGCCGAGCAGGAACTCCGGCACCTGCAGCAGGCCGAGCGGGAAGCAGTCCGCGAAACCGAGAACCTCGCTGCCCGCCGTGAGGCCCTCGCCGTCGGCCTGGACCGGCGCGACGGCAGCGCCTCCCTGCGCGGGGCCGGGGTGGACGGCGTGCTGGAACCGCTGGCGGAATTGGTCAGCGTCAAGCCGGGCTGTGAACGGACAGTGGCGGCAGCATTGGGATCCGCAGCGGACGCCCTGGCCGCCGCGGACCTCGACGCCGCGGGCCGGGCCCTGCAGCACCTGAAGGACACGGGCGAGGGACAGGTGGAACTGCTGCTGGGCGGGGCACCGGCCCGGGCAGCGGAACTGCCCGCGGATCTCCCGGCCGGCGCGGTGCCCGTGCTGTCCCTGGTGAGTGCCGATGCCAAGGTGCAGGAAGCGCTGAACGCACTGCTGGGCAATGCCGTGGCAGTCCCCGATCTGCCCTCCGCCGTGAGCCTGGTGGCCGCCGCGCCCGGCGCCGTCGCGGTGACGCCCGACGGGGATGTGCTGAGCGCCTTCAGCGCCCGGGGCGGATCCGCGTCTGCCCCGGGGCTGCTGGAAATCTCCGCCGCGGTGGAGGAAACGGATGCCCGCCTGGCAGCGGCACGCGCCCGGGCGGAGGAAGCCGGCACCGGCATCGGTGAGGCGGCCGCGCGGGTCGAGGCCTGCCGGCAGCGGGCGGACGCCGCGCTCGCGGCCCTGCATGAGTCCGACGCACGGCTGGCCGCGGTAGCTGAACGGTTGGGCACTCTGGGTTCCGCCCTGCGCGCCGCCTCGGGGGAGGCCGAACGGCTTTCGTCCCTGGTGGCGGCAGCAGAAGCCAACGTCGTGGCGGAAGAAGCGAAACTGGCGGCCGTGTCCGAGCGCCTCGCCGCAGCAGGCCAGGAACACCGGCCCGAAGAAGACCCGTCTGCGGACCGGCGGGACGCTTTGGCGCTCGCCGCTGCGTCGGCACGGCAGGCTGAAATGGATGCCCGCCTGGGCCTGCGCTCAGCCGAAGAACAGCTCAAGGCCGTAGCCGGCCGTGCGGAGTCACTGGAACGCGCTGCCGGAGCCGAACGCCGGGCCCGGGCTGCAGCCGCGGAACGGGCCCGACGCCGTGCCGGACAGCATGCCCGCGCGGTTGCCGTCGGCGCGGCGGCAGAAGCAGTACTGGCACACCTGCAGGTTTCCCTGGCACTGGCTGCCGAGGAACGCAGCCGTGCGGAGGAAGCCCGGACCGCACAGGAAGCCGAGCTGTCCGCCGTCCGCAGCGCGAACAACGACGCCGCTGCGGAACTGGCACGGCTCACGGACTCCGTCCACCGCGACGAGCTGGTCCGTGCACAGCAGCGGCTGCGCATCGAGACCCTCGAAGCCCGCGCCCTCGAGGAGCTGGGCATGACCGCGGAGCACCTGGTGGCGAACTTCGGGCCGGACCAGCCGGTCCCGGTGCCCGCCGAGCCGGTCAGCGGCGACAAATGGGCGGCACTGCGCACGCCCGTGGACGAGGACGGCAATCCGCTCCTGGACGGCATCCCGTATGTCCGGGCGGAGCAGGAGAAACGGCTGAAGCGCGCCGAGCGGGACCTGGCGGCGCTCGGAAAGGTCAACCCCCTGGCGCTGGAGGAATTTGCCGCCCTGGAGGAACGCCACCAGTTCCTGTCCACGCAGCTGGAAGACCTTAAGGCCACCCGGAAGGACCTGCTGGACATCATTGCCGACGTTGACCGCCGCGTGGAAGAGGTTTTCACCGCCGCGTACCGGGACACGGCCGAGCAGTTCAAGCATGTCTTCGGCACGCTGTTCCCCGGCGGAGAGGGGCGGCTGGTGCTGACCGATCCGGACAACATGCTGACCACCGGAATCGAGGTCCATGCCCGGCCGGCCGGCAAGAAGATCAAGCGGCTTTCCCTGCTCTCCGGCGGGGAACGCTCACTGACGGCCGTGGCGTTGCTGGTGGCTATCTTCAAGGCCCGGCCCTCGCCGTTCTACGTGATGGACGAGGTGGAGGCCGCGCTGGATGACACGAACCTCGGCCGGCTGCTCACCATCTTCGAAGAACTGCGGGAGTCCAGCCAGCTGATCGTCATCACCCACCAGAAGCGCACCATGGAAGTGGCGGACGCGCTCTACGGCGTGACCATGCGCGGCGACGGGGTCTCCACCGTTATCAGCCAGCGGATCGAGCGCGGGACGGGGCCCGAAGCCGTCCGGAGCTAG
- a CDS encoding 3-oxoacyl-ACP synthase III, which produces MTGNFNFQHSNSAILSVNSVEAPVVMSSSEFDERLEPSLKRLRLSKRLLERVAGVSERRWWAPGTAFDDGATEAGAKALAEAGVEASEIGLLINTSVTRRNLEPSVAVKIHNGLGLPSSAMNFDLANACLGFVNGITLASNMIDSGQINYALIVAGEDSQGVQEATFGRLNAPDSTRDDYLREFATLTLGSGAAAAVIGRADRHPGSHRILGGVSRAGTQHHELCVGGIDGMYTDTKGLLDGGLELVVDAWHEAHGNGWDWSGMDRYVTHQVSNSYTNAIIKAVDLDRKKVPITFPNWGNVGPASLPMTLAQESRSLNPGDRVLCMGVGSGLNTTMMEIAW; this is translated from the coding sequence TTGACCGGGAACTTCAACTTCCAGCACTCCAACTCCGCCATCCTCAGCGTGAATAGCGTTGAAGCTCCGGTGGTTATGAGTTCCAGTGAATTCGACGAGCGCCTCGAGCCGTCACTCAAGCGGCTGCGGCTCTCCAAGCGCCTGCTTGAGCGGGTGGCAGGCGTAAGCGAACGCCGCTGGTGGGCTCCCGGCACCGCGTTCGACGACGGTGCCACCGAGGCCGGTGCCAAGGCCCTGGCCGAAGCCGGCGTCGAAGCTTCCGAAATCGGACTGCTCATCAACACTTCGGTGACGCGCCGGAACCTTGAGCCGTCCGTAGCCGTGAAGATCCACAACGGCCTGGGACTGCCCTCCTCCGCCATGAACTTCGACCTTGCCAACGCCTGCTTGGGCTTCGTCAACGGCATCACACTGGCGTCCAACATGATCGACTCCGGGCAGATCAACTATGCCCTGATTGTGGCCGGCGAAGATTCCCAGGGCGTGCAGGAAGCCACTTTCGGACGCTTGAACGCCCCCGATTCCACCCGCGACGACTACCTGCGGGAATTCGCCACCCTCACCCTCGGCTCCGGTGCCGCGGCGGCCGTCATCGGCCGGGCGGACCGGCATCCCGGCTCGCACCGCATCCTCGGCGGGGTTTCGCGTGCCGGCACCCAGCACCACGAGCTGTGCGTGGGCGGCATCGACGGCATGTACACCGACACCAAGGGCCTGCTGGACGGCGGCCTGGAACTCGTGGTTGATGCGTGGCACGAAGCCCACGGCAACGGCTGGGACTGGTCCGGCATGGACCGCTACGTGACCCACCAGGTGTCCAACTCCTATACCAATGCCATCATCAAGGCCGTGGACCTGGACCGGAAAAAGGTGCCGATCACGTTCCCGAACTGGGGCAACGTGGGTCCGGCGTCGCTGCCGATGACCCTGGCCCAGGAATCCCGTTCCCTGAACCCCGGCGACCGCGTGCTGTGCATGGGCGTGGGCTCCGGACTGAACACAACCATGATGGAGATTGCGTGGTAG
- a CDS encoding alpha/beta fold hydrolase: MVEELWPDVNPAWSTFVHVPSTAAVDVAGTVRKWHILDNGPDLAAAGVEPAGTLLCVHGNPTWSYLWRTLLAAGASADKPWRVVAVDQLDMGFSERTGAFRRLEDRITDLGNLTDTLGITGPVVTVGHDWGGVISLGWALRHRRQLAGVVLTNTAVHPAGYSLPPALKLALHPAVHPWGTRSTDAFIRVTHSLAQPALPAPVREAFALPYRGAARRQGVANFVADIPAVDSHPSWRALNTVAEGIRRLNVPSLVLWGPRDPVFSDRYLRDLLERLPESSVHRFEGAGHLLPEDVDIASPVFSWLRTAVEEPADSALRRTDPFRPMLAELDERARDTSPAVVDMAPLGGGEGTAPRTLSWAGLAERVNALAAGLAAAGVRPGTRVNLLVPPGIELTSLIYACLRLNAVIVVADAGLGTKGLGRAIKGAGPAFLIGIDRALIGARALGWPGTRISVSELSPARKRLLGVRHSVEGLIADGSGSEAPWYPADPDADAAVLFTSGSTGPAKGVVYTHRQLAAMRDAIKDTYNLRAGTSLVAGFAPFALLGPALGATSVTPDMDVTSPRTLTAAALADAAVAVDATTIFASPAALTNVLATSGQLDAAQRAALAQVELLLSAGAPIAEPLLAQVQDLVPKASLHTPYGMTEALPVTDISLEGIRAAGAGNGVCVGTPVSRAEVAIAEVFPDGTVGDKPLTVANRTGEILVSAPHVKDRYDRLWITERHSSSIDGWHRTGDVGHFDDEGRLWVEGRLGHILTTADGVRTPVAAEQAAETVDGVGRVALVGVGPTGAQVPVAVLETEPPARRAGTASSGLTAAVRSRVAQLVGLDLAAVLVLPQMPTDIRHNSKIDRTALADWASRLLAGGPVPGLGKGRR, encoded by the coding sequence GTGGTAGAGGAGCTTTGGCCCGACGTTAACCCCGCCTGGTCCACGTTTGTCCACGTTCCCTCCACCGCCGCCGTCGACGTCGCCGGCACTGTGCGCAAGTGGCACATCCTCGACAACGGCCCTGACCTGGCCGCCGCCGGGGTTGAACCGGCCGGAACCCTGCTCTGCGTGCACGGCAACCCCACCTGGTCCTACCTCTGGCGCACCCTGCTGGCTGCCGGGGCGTCCGCCGACAAGCCGTGGCGCGTAGTGGCCGTTGACCAGCTGGATATGGGCTTCTCCGAACGCACCGGTGCCTTCCGGCGGTTGGAAGACCGGATCACCGACCTCGGCAACCTCACGGACACGCTCGGGATCACGGGCCCCGTGGTCACTGTCGGTCATGACTGGGGCGGCGTGATCTCCCTGGGCTGGGCGCTGCGGCACCGCCGCCAGCTGGCCGGTGTCGTCCTGACCAACACCGCTGTGCATCCGGCCGGCTACTCGCTGCCGCCGGCCCTGAAGCTGGCCCTGCATCCGGCCGTCCACCCCTGGGGCACGCGCAGCACCGATGCCTTTATCCGGGTCACGCATTCCCTCGCGCAGCCCGCACTCCCGGCTCCCGTGCGGGAGGCCTTCGCGCTGCCGTACCGCGGTGCGGCCCGCCGGCAGGGCGTCGCGAACTTCGTTGCCGATATTCCCGCCGTCGATTCCCACCCGAGCTGGCGCGCACTGAACACCGTGGCCGAGGGCATCCGCCGGCTCAACGTTCCCTCGCTGGTTCTCTGGGGTCCTCGGGATCCGGTCTTTTCCGACCGCTACCTGCGCGACCTGCTGGAGCGGCTGCCGGAATCCTCCGTGCACCGGTTCGAGGGGGCCGGGCACCTGCTCCCCGAAGACGTCGACATCGCCTCCCCCGTCTTCTCCTGGCTGCGGACCGCCGTCGAAGAGCCTGCGGATTCCGCCCTCCGGCGCACTGATCCCTTCCGCCCCATGCTTGCCGAGCTTGATGAGCGCGCGCGTGATACGAGCCCCGCCGTCGTCGACATGGCACCGCTGGGCGGAGGCGAAGGTACGGCTCCGCGCACCTTGTCCTGGGCAGGGCTTGCGGAACGCGTGAATGCCCTCGCTGCGGGACTTGCCGCGGCCGGCGTGCGTCCCGGAACCCGCGTGAACCTGTTGGTTCCGCCCGGAATTGAACTGACCTCGCTGATTTACGCGTGCCTGCGACTGAACGCCGTCATTGTGGTGGCCGACGCCGGCCTCGGCACCAAGGGACTCGGCCGCGCCATCAAGGGCGCCGGTCCGGCGTTCCTGATCGGCATCGACCGGGCGCTGATCGGTGCCCGGGCGCTTGGCTGGCCGGGAACCCGGATCAGCGTGTCCGAGCTGTCTCCGGCCCGTAAACGGCTGCTGGGGGTGCGGCATTCCGTCGAAGGTCTCATTGCCGACGGTTCCGGTTCCGAAGCGCCGTGGTATCCCGCGGACCCCGACGCCGACGCCGCCGTACTGTTCACCTCCGGCTCGACAGGCCCTGCCAAGGGCGTGGTGTACACGCACCGGCAGCTGGCCGCGATGCGCGACGCCATCAAGGACACCTATAACCTCCGGGCCGGGACCTCGCTGGTGGCCGGCTTCGCGCCGTTCGCCCTGCTGGGGCCCGCACTGGGGGCAACGTCAGTGACTCCGGACATGGACGTCACCTCCCCGCGCACCCTGACCGCGGCAGCCCTGGCTGATGCCGCCGTCGCCGTGGACGCCACCACCATCTTCGCTTCCCCTGCGGCGCTGACCAACGTGCTGGCCACGTCCGGCCAACTGGACGCTGCGCAGCGGGCCGCACTGGCACAGGTGGAACTGCTGCTTTCCGCCGGTGCTCCGATAGCCGAACCGCTTCTGGCCCAGGTGCAGGACCTGGTGCCGAAGGCGTCCCTGCACACCCCGTACGGCATGACCGAAGCACTGCCGGTCACCGACATCAGCCTCGAGGGCATCCGTGCCGCGGGTGCCGGCAACGGCGTCTGCGTCGGAACCCCCGTGTCCCGGGCCGAAGTGGCCATTGCCGAAGTCTTCCCGGACGGCACGGTCGGCGACAAACCCCTGACCGTCGCGAACCGCACCGGTGAAATCCTGGTCAGTGCCCCGCACGTCAAGGACCGCTACGACCGGCTCTGGATCACGGAACGCCACAGTTCCTCCATCGACGGCTGGCACCGCACCGGCGACGTCGGTCACTTCGACGACGAGGGCCGGCTGTGGGTCGAGGGCCGCCTGGGGCACATCCTCACCACTGCGGACGGGGTCCGGACTCCGGTGGCAGCCGAACAGGCTGCCGAGACGGTCGACGGCGTAGGCAGGGTTGCGCTGGTCGGCGTCGGACCCACCGGCGCCCAGGTGCCCGTCGCCGTCCTGGAAACGGAACCGCCCGCCCGCCGGGCCGGGACCGCGTCCTCCGGGCTGACCGCAGCTGTGCGGTCCCGTGTGGCCCAGCTGGTGGGGCTCGATCTGGCGGCAGTACTGGTGCTGCCGCAGATGCCTACCGATATCCGGCACAATTCCAAGATCGACCGCACCGCGTTGGCCGACTGGGCCTCCCGGCTGCTGGCCGGCGGTCCGGTGCCGGGCCTGGGCAAGGGACGGCGATGA
- a CDS encoding NAD(P)-dependent oxidoreductase — protein sequence MSSAVLPPRNVLVTGASGLLGGAVADLLEAKGHKVRTFQRRPGVPGRDSVAGSVADPAAAAHAVDGMDAVIHLAAKVSFTGEWHEFEETNIVGTQVLLQAAQAAGVRDVVFVSSPSVAHFGEPIAGAGAGTADPARARGFYAASKAQAELIALAQNSSGFRVTAIRPHIVWGPGDTQLVERVIDRARSGRLPLLDAGAALIDTTYIDNAAAAIVRGLERMDAAAGRALVVTNGQPRPVGELIAGICAAAGVAAPGWSVPGKVARGAGSLIEKAWLVAGRRGLVHDEPPMTRFLAEQLSTSHWFDQRETREVLDWKPEVSIEDGMIRLARHYS from the coding sequence ATGAGCTCCGCCGTCCTGCCTCCCCGGAATGTCCTCGTCACCGGTGCAAGCGGTCTGCTGGGCGGTGCCGTTGCGGACCTGTTGGAAGCCAAGGGTCACAAGGTCCGCACCTTCCAGCGCCGCCCGGGAGTCCCGGGTCGGGACTCCGTGGCAGGTTCGGTTGCCGATCCCGCTGCTGCTGCCCACGCCGTCGACGGGATGGACGCGGTAATCCATCTCGCGGCGAAGGTCTCCTTTACCGGCGAGTGGCACGAGTTCGAGGAAACCAACATCGTTGGTACGCAGGTCCTGCTGCAGGCCGCGCAGGCGGCCGGGGTCCGTGACGTCGTTTTCGTCTCCTCTCCGTCCGTGGCGCACTTCGGCGAGCCGATTGCCGGCGCCGGTGCCGGCACGGCAGACCCGGCCCGAGCCCGCGGTTTCTATGCTGCGTCCAAGGCCCAGGCCGAGCTCATTGCGCTGGCGCAGAACTCCTCCGGTTTCCGGGTCACGGCCATCCGCCCGCATATCGTCTGGGGTCCCGGCGACACGCAGCTGGTGGAACGCGTGATCGACCGTGCCCGGTCCGGCCGCCTGCCGCTGCTGGATGCCGGTGCTGCGCTGATTGACACCACATACATCGACAACGCCGCGGCTGCCATAGTCCGCGGGCTGGAGCGGATGGATGCTGCGGCGGGCCGTGCCCTCGTGGTGACGAACGGGCAGCCGAGGCCGGTAGGGGAACTGATCGCCGGGATCTGTGCAGCCGCAGGAGTGGCTGCACCGGGCTGGAGCGTTCCCGGCAAGGTTGCCCGCGGCGCCGGAAGCCTGATCGAGAAGGCCTGGTTGGTGGCCGGTCGGCGGGGTCTGGTCCATGACGAGCCGCCCATGACCCGTTTCCTCGCCGAGCAGCTCTCGACGTCGCACTGGTTTGACCAGCGCGAAACCCGCGAAGTGCTGGACTGGAAGCCCGAAGTTTCGATTGAAGACGGCATGATCCGGCTTGCCCGGCACTACTCCTAG
- a CDS encoding serine hydrolase has protein sequence MKSLQKIESWPVDHAAAAVVSVDGEVLGTAGDQDLRFRLASVTKLLSAYAVLVSLDEEALELDQPAGPEGSTVRHLLAHSGGYDFGERMVRYTPGTRRLYSNAGFEVLGETLEQATGMTFGEYLREGVLVPLGMSSTTLEGSPAAGAVSTAADLSRFAAELQAPTLTDPGRLTEATQVVFPGLAGVLPGFGRQKENDWGLGFEIRAQKSPHWTGANSSPATFGHFGQSGTFLWVDPAARAAAVCLTDRDFGPWAADDWPPFTDGVLAELADR, from the coding sequence GTGAAAAGCCTGCAGAAGATCGAGTCCTGGCCCGTAGACCATGCCGCTGCCGCCGTCGTGTCCGTCGACGGCGAGGTGCTGGGAACCGCCGGCGACCAGGACCTCCGTTTTCGGCTGGCGTCAGTCACCAAGCTGCTGAGCGCGTACGCCGTACTGGTGTCCCTCGATGAGGAAGCCTTGGAGCTCGATCAGCCTGCGGGACCTGAGGGCTCCACTGTCCGGCACCTGCTGGCCCATTCCGGCGGCTACGACTTCGGCGAGCGCATGGTCCGCTACACCCCCGGTACCCGGCGCCTGTATTCCAATGCGGGTTTTGAGGTCCTCGGCGAAACGCTGGAGCAGGCCACGGGTATGACCTTCGGCGAATATCTGCGCGAAGGCGTACTGGTTCCGCTGGGCATGTCTTCCACAACGCTGGAGGGCTCCCCTGCTGCCGGCGCCGTCTCCACGGCAGCGGACCTCAGCCGGTTTGCGGCCGAGCTGCAGGCTCCCACGCTCACGGATCCGGGCCGGCTGACCGAAGCCACCCAGGTGGTCTTTCCCGGCCTGGCGGGCGTGCTTCCCGGTTTCGGCCGGCAGAAAGAGAACGACTGGGGCCTCGGCTTCGAAATCCGGGCACAGAAGTCTCCGCACTGGACCGGCGCCAACAGCTCGCCGGCCACTTTCGGGCACTTTGGCCAGTCCGGAACCTTCCTTTGGGTGGATCCTGCGGCTCGTGCTGCTGCTGTCTGCCTCACCGACCGCGATTTCGGCCCCTGGGCCGCCGACGACTGGCCGCCCTTTACCGACGGGGTCCTTGCGGAACTCGCCGACCGGTAG
- a CDS encoding DUF222 domain-containing protein, with translation MFEYSHPVNHQWTGGLTAGTALVNAWVEVLGDQAEDLPFVQQEDRELIDRIRALEELKAAASAAQARAAAAFDASQRRKQAEAGVRREDLGRGVAGQIALARRESPSRGGRLLGFAKVLTEEMPCTLQALARGKISEWRATLLVRETACLSLEDRRRVDEDVAGDPDVLEALGDRQIISRTRAAAYRLDPRAAVKRAAKAESERFVSCRPAPDTMTYLTGLLPVAQGVGVFAALSREADRLRATGDTRGRGQIMADTLVERVTGQAETGQLKVEVQLVMSDRTLFGGDSEPAVVPGYGPVPAQWARDLVRGRRPGQEPGQDTRGAEPERVREQAAGRKAKQDKQEERWIRRLYTEPIAGQLVAMDSRARLFPASLGRFIAARDQSCRMPWCGAPIRHLDHIRPHQDGGPTEIANGQGLCEACNQAKEAPDWKAQTLHPPTGSTTPHTVETTTPTGHTYRSTAPPLPGIRAEDSAVDRTGGKPPPKGFLEACIVDLVWAA, from the coding sequence ATGTTCGAATATTCTCACCCTGTGAACCATCAATGGACCGGCGGATTGACTGCCGGTACCGCACTGGTGAACGCGTGGGTCGAGGTACTGGGGGACCAAGCTGAGGACCTTCCCTTCGTACAGCAGGAAGACCGGGAGCTGATTGACCGGATCCGGGCACTTGAGGAACTCAAGGCCGCAGCCTCGGCGGCACAGGCCCGGGCCGCTGCAGCGTTCGACGCCTCCCAGCGCCGGAAGCAGGCCGAGGCCGGAGTGCGGCGCGAGGATCTGGGCCGCGGTGTCGCCGGACAGATTGCCCTGGCCCGCAGGGAATCACCGAGCCGCGGGGGACGGTTGCTCGGGTTTGCCAAGGTGCTGACGGAAGAGATGCCGTGCACGCTGCAGGCGTTGGCCCGCGGGAAAATCAGCGAATGGCGGGCAACGCTGCTGGTCCGCGAGACGGCCTGCCTGAGCCTGGAGGACCGGCGGCGGGTAGATGAAGACGTGGCCGGAGACCCCGACGTGCTTGAAGCCCTGGGGGACCGTCAGATCATCTCCCGCACCAGAGCCGCCGCTTATCGGCTCGATCCGCGAGCAGCGGTCAAGCGCGCAGCCAAAGCCGAATCCGAACGATTTGTTTCCTGCCGTCCGGCACCGGACACCATGACCTACCTGACCGGACTTCTGCCCGTCGCCCAGGGAGTGGGAGTCTTTGCCGCACTGTCCCGTGAAGCAGACCGGCTGCGGGCAACCGGAGATACCCGGGGGCGGGGCCAGATCATGGCGGACACTCTCGTGGAGCGCGTGACCGGCCAGGCGGAGACAGGGCAGCTGAAGGTGGAAGTTCAGCTGGTGATGTCGGACCGGACACTGTTCGGCGGCGATTCCGAGCCGGCCGTGGTCCCCGGGTACGGGCCGGTGCCGGCGCAGTGGGCAAGGGACCTGGTCCGGGGAAGGCGTCCGGGGCAAGAACCCGGGCAGGATACCCGTGGCGCTGAACCGGAACGCGTCCGGGAACAAGCCGCAGGGCGGAAAGCGAAGCAGGACAAGCAGGAAGAACGCTGGATTCGACGGCTCTACACCGAACCGATTGCCGGTCAATTAGTCGCTATGGATTCCCGGGCGCGCTTGTTCCCGGCTTCGCTGGGACGGTTTATCGCGGCACGCGACCAGTCCTGCCGAATGCCGTGGTGCGGGGCGCCGATTCGGCATCTCGACCATATTCGTCCCCATCAGGACGGCGGCCCCACCGAAATCGCAAATGGGCAGGGACTCTGCGAGGCATGCAACCAGGCAAAGGAAGCACCCGATTGGAAGGCGCAAACGCTCCATCCGCCGACGGGATCAACTACACCGCACACCGTCGAGACCACCACCCCAACAGGGCACACCTATCGGTCCACGGCGCCTCCGCTCCCCGGAATCAGGGCCGAGGACAGCGCTGTTGATCGGACGGGAGGCAAGCCGCCCCCGAAGGGTTTCCTGGAAGCCTGCATCGTGGATCTGGTTTGGGCCGCGTAG